The Breoghania sp. genome has a segment encoding these proteins:
- a CDS encoding tripartite tricarboxylate transporter substrate binding protein: MSKSKLLAVALLVGVSTPALAEFPERPLQVIVPYSAGGSTDLGMRVVADTMERKFDGVRVVVRNQPGGGGGIGSSAVAHARPDGYTLGAGAQGPIAILPHVGGADYTVDDFEFVGLFARSLQVMVACNDAPFSDYDGFVEYAKNKMPQVGNSGAGGANHISAEAFAKAAGIKIASIPFGGSSEARTACIGGHIDAMVASPAEAKAASEAGQMTPIFVMEDKRIDLFPDTPTAVEKGVDFTWSSYKGLIAPKGIPEADLAWLRDAVKAVAEDPQFIEKMTEMGEFVTYEDGPTFEARVKKDSKMAEEVLSDLGLLGMNK; the protein is encoded by the coding sequence ATGTCGAAATCGAAACTGCTCGCTGTTGCACTTCTCGTCGGTGTGTCCACTCCGGCTCTGGCCGAATTCCCCGAGCGCCCGCTTCAGGTGATCGTGCCCTATTCGGCCGGTGGCTCCACCGACCTCGGCATGCGCGTTGTTGCCGATACGATGGAGCGCAAGTTTGACGGCGTTCGCGTTGTCGTGCGCAACCAGCCGGGCGGCGGCGGCGGTATCGGCTCGTCGGCGGTCGCCCATGCGCGTCCCGACGGCTACACGCTGGGTGCGGGCGCCCAGGGCCCCATCGCGATCCTGCCCCATGTGGGTGGCGCGGACTACACGGTCGATGATTTCGAGTTCGTGGGTCTGTTTGCGCGCTCGCTTCAGGTGATGGTGGCCTGCAACGATGCGCCGTTCAGCGACTATGACGGCTTTGTCGAATACGCGAAGAACAAGATGCCGCAGGTCGGCAATTCCGGCGCGGGTGGTGCCAACCACATTTCCGCGGAAGCCTTCGCCAAGGCGGCCGGTATCAAGATTGCCTCCATTCCCTTTGGTGGTTCTTCTGAAGCCCGTACGGCCTGCATCGGCGGTCACATCGATGCGATGGTGGCCTCTCCGGCCGAAGCCAAGGCAGCTTCCGAGGCTGGTCAGATGACCCCGATTTTCGTGATGGAAGACAAGCGGATCGACCTTTTCCCCGACACGCCGACGGCGGTCGAGAAGGGCGTCGACTTCACTTGGTCGTCCTACAAGGGCCTGATTGCGCCCAAGGGCATCCCGGAAGCCGATCTCGCCTGGCTGCGCGATGCGGTGAAGGCTGTCGCCGAGGACCCGCAGTTCATCGAGAAGATGACCGAGATGGGTGAGTTCGTGACCTATGAAGATGGTCCGACCTTTGAGGCCCGCGTGAAGAAGGACAGCAAGATGGCTGAGGAAGTTCTCAGCGATCTCGGCCTTCTGGGCATGAACAAGTAA
- a CDS encoding iron ABC transporter permease, with protein MSDAVSYRLLVAVLMGVVVALFGLSLTVGPAGIAFGDSLKALFVGGEGDSAREAVVLVMREIRLPRALLGLGVGASLGLSGAVLQGLLRNPLAEPGLLGVSASASLGAVLAIYTGLSAMFPLALPLMALGGAFAAVVLVQAMTGSGGTLTIILAGVAVSSFAGAMTSLALNLSPNPFAALEIVFWMLGSLADRSMTHVWIAGPFILAGCAMLLMQGRALDTLTLGNDAARSLGTDMARVRLMAVLGTAIAVGASTAVTGAIGFVGLVVPHLLRPLVGAVPSRLLPASALGGAAMILAADIAVRLLAPGRDLKLGVLTAIIGAPFFLWLVHRARKEAA; from the coding sequence ATGAGTGATGCCGTCTCCTACAGGCTGCTTGTTGCGGTGTTGATGGGCGTCGTTGTGGCGCTTTTCGGCCTGTCGCTTACCGTGGGGCCTGCGGGGATTGCCTTTGGTGACAGCCTCAAGGCGCTGTTTGTTGGCGGGGAAGGCGATTCCGCGCGTGAGGCAGTGGTTCTGGTGATGCGCGAGATCCGCCTGCCGCGCGCGCTTCTGGGGCTCGGGGTCGGTGCGTCTCTGGGGTTGAGTGGCGCGGTACTTCAGGGCCTGTTGCGTAATCCGCTGGCGGAACCGGGGCTTCTGGGCGTCAGCGCCTCCGCGTCGCTTGGGGCGGTGCTGGCAATCTATACCGGCTTGTCCGCCATGTTTCCGCTCGCCCTGCCGCTCATGGCGCTTGGCGGTGCCTTTGCCGCCGTGGTGCTGGTACAGGCAATGACGGGCAGCGGTGGGACGTTGACGATCATCCTCGCCGGTGTCGCGGTTTCCAGCTTTGCGGGCGCGATGACTTCGCTCGCCCTCAATCTCTCGCCCAATCCCTTTGCGGCCCTTGAAATCGTCTTCTGGATGCTGGGCTCTCTGGCCGACCGCTCCATGACCCATGTGTGGATCGCAGGGCCGTTCATTCTGGCCGGCTGCGCCATGCTGCTGATGCAGGGGCGCGCCTTGGACACGCTGACGCTCGGCAATGATGCGGCGCGCTCTCTGGGCACCGATATGGCGCGTGTGCGCCTGATGGCCGTTCTGGGGACCGCCATCGCTGTGGGCGCGTCCACGGCTGTGACCGGGGCCATCGGCTTTGTCGGGCTCGTCGTGCCGCATCTGCTGCGCCCGCTTGTGGGGGCCGTGCCCTCGCGGCTGCTTCCGGCGAGCGCGCTGGGGGGCGCGGCCATGATCCTCGCTGCCGATATCGCCGTGCGCCTGCTCGCGCCGGGTCGCGATCTGAAGCTCGGTGTCCTAACGGCGATTATCGGCGCGCCATTCTTCCTGTGGCTCGTCCACCGCGCGCGCAAGGAGGCGGCATGA
- a CDS encoding tripartite tricarboxylate transporter TctB family protein, whose protein sequence is MSEFRHSKSDILIGGGLLAFCAFGAWRTLLVRNVHSGTVAGPSFVPWLMIGTVVLLALVLIGRGVRQQVAAGGGVKAIRPEGGALIKIVLFALLLVAYAAAFYPVGYIPSTLVTFVAGLWLLGERKILHLLVFPCVMTLGVYYAFTELLSVWLP, encoded by the coding sequence ATGTCAGAGTTTCGACACAGCAAGTCGGACATCTTGATCGGGGGCGGGCTGCTCGCCTTTTGCGCCTTTGGCGCCTGGCGTACGCTCCTTGTTCGCAATGTTCATTCCGGAACCGTCGCCGGGCCGTCCTTCGTGCCCTGGCTGATGATTGGCACCGTGGTGCTGTTGGCGCTTGTGCTGATCGGGCGCGGGGTTCGTCAGCAGGTGGCTGCCGGGGGCGGGGTGAAGGCGATCCGTCCGGAAGGCGGGGCGCTGATCAAGATCGTGCTCTTCGCGCTGCTTCTTGTCGCCTATGCCGCGGCCTTCTACCCGGTTGGGTATATCCCCTCCACACTTGTGACTTTCGTAGCTGGCCTCTGGCTGCTCGGAGAAAGAAAGATCCTGCATCTGCTGGTCTTTCCATGCGTGATGACCCTTGGGGTCTATTACGCCTTTACGGAGCTTCTGTCCGTCTGGCTCCCCTGA
- a CDS encoding ABC transporter ATP-binding protein codes for MTLLSLSRLAVAYGNTRVVKDVSLSVRAGDFVGLIGPNGAGKSSLMRAALGLVEATGEILLDGDDSRLMGADARARKVAYLPQEHEIAWPVSVRRVVELGRMPHRSGLWGANPRRAEERAIVDKAMDVMGIRELDGRRATELSGGEKVRVLIARALAQHAPLLLADEPTSGLDPAHQIACMETFKSHARSGGAVLACLHDLGLAARWCNRIVLMCEGEIVADGVPGDVLTPQVLADVYGIRVFMAETEGRLVVQPLDLVRHS; via the coding sequence ATGACGCTCCTTTCGCTTTCCCGCCTTGCCGTCGCCTATGGAAACACGCGGGTCGTCAAAGACGTCTCGCTGAGCGTTCGCGCGGGCGATTTCGTCGGCCTTATCGGGCCGAATGGGGCGGGCAAATCGAGCCTGATGCGCGCTGCCCTGGGGCTGGTGGAGGCCACGGGCGAGATCCTGCTTGATGGCGATGACAGCCGCCTCATGGGCGCGGATGCGCGCGCGCGCAAGGTGGCCTATCTCCCGCAGGAACACGAGATCGCCTGGCCGGTCAGTGTGCGGCGCGTGGTGGAACTGGGGCGCATGCCCCATCGGAGCGGCCTTTGGGGCGCCAATCCCCGCCGGGCGGAGGAGCGCGCCATCGTCGACAAGGCCATGGATGTCATGGGCATTCGCGAGCTTGACGGGCGGCGGGCGACCGAGCTTTCGGGGGGCGAGAAGGTGCGGGTTCTGATCGCGCGCGCGCTGGCCCAGCATGCGCCGCTTCTGCTGGCCGATGAGCCGACATCCGGGCTTGATCCGGCGCATCAGATCGCCTGCATGGAGACCTTCAAGAGCCATGCCCGCAGTGGCGGCGCTGTGCTCGCCTGCCTGCACGATCTGGGACTCGCCGCGCGCTGGTGCAACCGCATCGTGCTCATGTGTGAAGGGGAGATCGTGGCCGACGGCGTACCAGGAGACGTGCTCACCCCGCAGGTGCTGGCCGATGTCTATGGCATTCGTGTCTTCATGGCCGAAACTGAGGGGCGTCTCGTCGTCCAGCCGCTGGATCTCGTGCGGCACTCATGA
- a CDS encoding iron-containing alcohol dehydrogenase has protein sequence MQRLDSAIEMQRPPQIRFGEGVLEILPKWIAAKGYKAPFVVADAVNAARIDVLGLENVSVFGEVVPEPDLPNLMRAVEAAGSCDVVIGFGGGSAMDLAKLVAVMTGTGVALSDISGPNRAPARKVGLVQIPTTAGTGSEVGTRALVTDPETLNKVATESLHMLADIAIIDPALTVSVPPFVTAATGVDAMAHCVEAYTSKRSHPIIDAYAIQGIELVGEFLKRAVEDGSDVEARAGLSLAAFYGGVCLGPVNTTAGHAVSYPLGTRHKIAHGIANALIFPHTLAANALAEPDKTRAVCEALGYPADGVEDVRKAAYAFCESLGLDMRLSAHGVPKDDLPAMAKEAHAIRRLLDWNPVDLSEKDILEIYERAY, from the coding sequence ATGCAGCGACTTGATTCTGCAATCGAAATGCAACGGCCCCCGCAAATCCGGTTCGGCGAGGGTGTGCTGGAAATCCTGCCGAAATGGATTGCTGCAAAGGGCTACAAGGCCCCCTTCGTGGTGGCTGATGCGGTCAATGCCGCGCGCATCGATGTGCTGGGCCTGGAGAATGTGTCGGTCTTCGGCGAAGTCGTGCCGGAACCCGATCTGCCGAACCTGATGCGGGCGGTGGAAGCTGCCGGGTCCTGTGACGTGGTGATCGGGTTCGGTGGCGGCTCCGCCATGGATCTGGCCAAGCTGGTGGCTGTCATGACCGGCACGGGCGTGGCGCTTTCAGACATTTCCGGCCCCAATCGGGCCCCTGCCCGCAAGGTCGGCCTGGTGCAGATCCCCACAACGGCGGGAACCGGCTCGGAAGTCGGCACCCGCGCGCTGGTGACCGATCCGGAAACCTTGAACAAGGTGGCGACCGAAAGCCTGCACATGCTGGCCGATATCGCCATCATCGACCCGGCACTCACCGTCTCCGTGCCGCCGTTCGTGACCGCAGCCACCGGCGTCGATGCCATGGCCCACTGCGTTGAAGCCTATACGTCAAAACGCTCCCACCCGATCATCGATGCCTATGCGATCCAGGGCATCGAACTGGTCGGTGAATTCCTGAAACGCGCCGTTGAAGACGGCTCGGACGTGGAGGCGCGTGCCGGGCTTTCGCTGGCGGCCTTCTATGGCGGCGTCTGCCTCGGCCCTGTCAACACGACAGCGGGTCACGCGGTGTCCTATCCGCTGGGTACCCGTCACAAGATCGCCCACGGCATCGCAAACGCCCTGATCTTCCCGCACACGCTCGCAGCCAATGCGCTGGCCGAACCGGACAAGACCCGTGCCGTGTGCGAAGCCCTCGGCTATCCGGCCGACGGCGTTGAGGATGTGCGCAAGGCGGCCTACGCCTTCTGCGAAAGCCTCGGTCTCGACATGCGCCTTTCCGCCCATGGTGTGCCGAAGGACGACCTTCCCGCCATGGCGAAGGAAGCTCACGCCATCCGCCGGCTGCTCGACTGGAACCCCGTCGATCTGTCGGAAAAGGACATTCTGGAGATCTATGAAAGGGCCTACTGA